The window gtctcatgtttgtctgttatcaagccgtaatgtggcatttgcaaaatttcttgcccaaattattaaattgagagctcattttcctgattacaccattaaaagggtgagacttgataatgctggtgaatttacatctcaagcatttaatgactattgcatgtctataggaattgttgttgaacattctgttgctcatgtgcatacacaaaatggtttagccgagtcattgattaaacgtttacagttaatcgctagaccattgataatgagaacaaaactccctgtatctatatggggtcatgcaattttacatgctgctgcattgattcgcatcagaccaagtgcaagtcataaatatttccccctacaacttgcttttggtcaagagccaaatatttcccatcttagaacatttggttgtgcagtgtatgttccaattgcgacaccacaacgtacaaaaatgggtcctcaaaggaggttgggaatatatgttggatatgaaacatcttcaatattaaggtatattgaacctatgacaggtgacgtttttacagcacgttttgctgattgtcattttaatgaaacattgttccctagattagggggagaaatgaaaaataaagaaaatgatgtttcatggtgtgaacctcaattaaagtatcttgatcctcgcacaaaagaatgcgagacagaagttcaaaagataatgcatatacaagaacttgcaaatcaattgcctgatgcatttacagatacaaaaacggtgacaaaatcatatataccagcagtaaatactccagctcgaattgaaattccaaaagctggcaataacgtcactcatgaatctttgccacgtcagaaacgtggaagaccaattggttcaaaggataaaaatcctcgaaaaagaaaatcagcagataatgaagtaaaagaaagtgttcaagaagaaccacaaatcagtactcctactgcagaggagattgatgatgtcaatacagaaattgcaatcaattatgcatattcaaaaatattatggaaccgaaatgaaatgaaaaatcttgatgagaaattttcatttaatgttgcatatgacatcatgaataatgatgatgatccagaaccaacatctatggttgaatgtcaaaatagacatgattgggctcaatggaaagaagcaatacgagctgaattagaatcactcaataaaagaaaagttttcggatccatcattctcactcctaaagatgtgaaacctgtaggatacagatggatttttgtccgaaaaagaaatgagaaaaatgaagttacaaggtataaagctagacttgtagctcaaggtttttctcaaagaccggaaattgattatgaagaaacttattcccctgttatggatgcaattacttttaggtacttaatcagtctggcagtttctaaaaatttagaaatgcatctcatggatgttgtgactgcttacctatatggatcacttgatagtgatatatatatgaagatacctgaaggatttaaggtaccagaagcatcaaatgcaaaacccaaagaaatgtattcgattaaattacaaagatctttatatgggttaaaacaatcgggacgtatgtggtataaccgattaagtgattacttgataagcaaagggtatacaaataaccttacttgcccttatgttttcattaagaaaacaacatccggatatgtgatcatagctgtttatgttgatgatcttaacatcataggtacaaataaagagatctatgaagccattcaacttctaaagaaagaatttgaaatgaaagatctcggaaaaaccaagtattgccttggtttacaaattgagcatatgcctaatggtttacttgtacatcaaacaacatatactgaaaagattttgaaacgtttcaatatggacaaggcaaaaccattaagtactcctatggttgttagatcactcaatgttgaaactgatccatttcgtccatgtgaagatcatgaagatattcttggaccagaagcaccatatcttagtgcaattggagctcttatgtatcttacaaattgtacaagacctgacatttcttttgcagttaatttgttggcaaggttcagctctgctcctaccaaaagacactggaatgggatcaaacacatatttcgataccttcgaggaactactgatttaggattattttattctaacgaatcaaaacaagatttggttggttatgctgatgcaggttatttatctgatccacataaagctaaatctcaaactggatatgtattcctaaatggaggtactgcaatatcatggcgttctcaaaaacaaacacttgttgctacatcatcaaatcatgccgaagtgattgcattacatgaagctactcgtgaatgtttttggttgagatcaatgacacaaatcattactgattcttgtggactagaacgcgataaaagtccaacaattatctatgaagataatgcagcttgcatagcacagatgaaagaagggtatatcaaaagtgaccgaaccaaacacatacctcctagattcttctcatacactcaaaatctcattaaggacaacgagattgaaatgagatatgttcaatccagcaaaaactctgctgatcttttcacgaaagcactttcaactgctattttcagaacacacgttcataacattggcatgagacatgttcaaaagatgtaacaaccgaagcgatgtctacttgagggggagtcaactccatgctgcactctttttcccttggctaaagtttttcccactgggttttctttagcaaggtttttaacgaggcagtaacttacagttgatcttcaacaaacaaaattgttatccaagggggagtgttataatatataaatatatatatataaatggatagtcaattattgatacacaaaagtaatattattgtattacctaaacttgtgatatttttgctataaatagccatgaatgcaagcattaaacttgcaccatttctcacacttacaaagtgtttctttctttctctccattatcatctttgttcttacacttcattattagtattctaaatcaagaatcaaatcactaaaggtagttataagcctactgaattataacatcaagaatcaaaccactaaaggtagttataagcctactgaattataacaatatgtTTATTTATCGACGTTTTGCAATAACACCACAACCATTGTTATtctaaacaacaacaaaaatacaCAATCTCACACGAATGTATGGTATGAGAATTTGAGATTTTGACAATTTTCTTTACTCTGGGATAAAAGGAAATTCGTTTCTACTAGAAAAACTACTCCCACCCTCTAGCTAAGGGTAGACAGGCTGCTTCTAGAATGATTTTAGCCCATTGTTATTCTAAATGTATTTAGTTTTTAATGTGCTTATTACCAAACAAACCTTTATCAAGAACCCAATTTTCAATCATAACTTGAGAATTTACACCTTGATCAGTAGGCACAAAATGCCCAGCTCCTAACACCACAACATGACTCAAATTATCAAACTTTTGCACATACCCAGCAAGCACATTATTCACATTCCAAACGTCTCTTTTCGCATCCAAAAAGTTATCAATTCCGTCCCATTTAATCTTCTTCACCCAAGCTTCAACCGACACAACACCATCTCTCAAATCACACTGTCCTTGATACAACAATAACTTTGTATTCTTAACAATATACTCCACCATATACCTTACACTTTTCATCACATCACCATGTAAAGCTGCTGCAACCACTTTACTACACTCTTCAAAAACCATCGATTCGTTCACTCCTAACGCCTTTTTAACTTCAGGATCCTTTAAATACTTTTCTACCCAATCAGAATGATAATCACTCTGCCTTCTAAAATCATACAAAGTAGCTAAACCTGTAACTGTTTGTAAATAACTCCACATTCTGTTTCTTGCATTCGCTGCATCACTCCAGTTACGAGCTTTTACTAAATCGATAGATTCAGTTTGAAGTTTTTCTTTTTCATTAATTAATCCAAGATTGTAGTTATGCAAAGCATGAGTGGTGGCTTGAATAGCTGGATCGGTTAACCCGTTTCCAATAGCTAACCCGAATAAATTGATCCGTTTTGAAACGGGTGAAACACGATTCTTCTTTAAGATATAGTACCCAATTGACGGAACATATT of the Rutidosis leptorrhynchoides isolate AG116_Rl617_1_P2 chromosome 5, CSIRO_AGI_Rlap_v1, whole genome shotgun sequence genome contains:
- the LOC139847360 gene encoding serine carboxypeptidase-like 50, translated to MESTPFNLQVIFLVIIIVFHHHPPSSATTLPTKSGYLTVNSTTKSAMFYAFYEAQNPNSTSLFDTPLVIWLQGGPGCSSMTGNFYELGPWRVTPSLKHNVEHFTLEPNPGSWNRIFGLLFIDNPIGTGFSIATTPDEIPTNQRAVARHLFTAIKKFIALDPLFQSRPIYITGESYAGKYVPSIGYYILKKNRVSPVSKRINLFGLAIGNGLTDPAIQATTHALHNYNLGLINEKEKLQTESIDLVKARNWSDAANARNRMWSYLQTVTGLATLYDFRRQSDYHSDWVEKYLKDPEVKKALGVNESMVFEECSKVVAAALHGDVMKSVRYMVEYIVKNTKLLLYQGQCDLRDGVVSVEAWVKKIKWDGIDNFLDAKRDVWNVNNVLAGYVQKFDNLSHVVVLGAGHFVPTDQGVNSQVMIENWVLDKGLFGNKHIKN